In the Candidatus Polarisedimenticolia bacterium genome, TCCGCCTCGCCGCGGCGCGCGTCGCCGAGGCGCGGGCTGGAGCCGGCATCGCCCGTGCCGAGTACTTCCCTGCCATCCAGGGCCAGGCCGGCTGGCTCTACGGCCAGGGATCGGAATTCACCTCGCTGTTCACCGAGACGGATGGCCTCTACACCGCCAATCTCGGGCTTTCCTGGGAGATCGATCTCTGGGGCCGCATCCGCCGGCTGAACGAGGCGGCGCTGGCGCAGTACATGGCCAGCGAAGAAGCGCGCCGTGGAGTGATGCTGTCGCTGGTGTCGGACGTGGCGGCGAGCTACTTGCAGCTGCGCGCGCTGGATACCGAGCTGGAGATTGCCGAGCGCACCGCGGCGGCCTTCCAGGAAACCCGCGACCTTTTCCAGCGGCGCTACGAGGCGGGGACGGCGTCGACTCTCGAGACGTCCAGCGCCGCGGCATCGCTCTCCACCACGCTGTCCACCATTCCCGATCTTCGGCGCCAGATTGCGGCGGAGGAAAATCATCTCGCCTTGCTGCTCGGCCGCGCTCCCGGCGACGTGCCGCGGGGCGCGGCGCTCGACGATCAGATCCTGCCTCCGGAGATTCCCGCCGGATTGCCGGCGGACCTGCTGAAGCGCCGCCCCGACCTGCGCCAGGCGGAGCAGGAGCTGGTCGCCGCCAACGCCGAGGTCGGCGTGGCGGTCGCCGAGATGTTCCCCACGATCCGTCTCACGGGAGTCTTCGGCGGCGTGGCGCCGCAGGTCTCGGAGCTGTTCGGCAAAGGCAAGACCTGGTCGGTCGGCGCCGGATTGCTGACGCCGGTGTTCCAGGGAAGGCGCCTGAAGAACCAGCATCGCGCCGCCCTGGCCCGCTGGGAGCAGGCCAAGGTGCGCTACGAGCGCGACGTCACCAACGCCTTCGGCGAGGTCTCCACCTCCCTGGTGGCCTACCGCGAGCTGGCCGGCGTCGAGGCTGAGCAGACCCATGCGGTGGCCTCCTACCAGCAGGCCGTCGAGCTGGCGAACGAGCGCTATTTGTCCGGCCTGGCCGACTATCTCGAGGTGCTCCTGGCGCAAAGGCAGCTCTTCCCCGCCGAGAACGCCCTGGCTAGGACCCGCTACGATCGTCTCGCCGTGCTGGTACAGCTCTACCGGGCCCTGGGAGGCGGCTGGAGCCTGCCCGACGATCAGTGGGCGAAGCGGGAACAATCGGTCCGGGAGCCGAGTTGATGAGAAACCGTCTGGAGAGGCTGAACGGCCGCGTGCTACAATATCGATCATCCCCGGGATCGCGAGCGAGAAGGACCGGAATCTTGAGCGACGGCGCTCCTGTCACCACGGACAATAAGGAAGAAGCCCCTTGGGGCCTGCCGCGAGCGGAGGCTCCGCATGCCGATCCGCTGCCCGCGGCCTTGAGCCGCATCGCGCGCATCGTCTCCGGGACCCTGGAGCTGAAGGAAGTCTTCAGCCAGGTCAGCGAGGCGGCGTCTGAAGTTCTTTCCTTCGAGGCCATGGGGGTCTGCAAGCTGGAGCCGCCCAACCTGATGCGAAACTACGCCATGGCCGGCGACAAGCAGCTGACCGACCCGTCCGAGGTGGCCCCGCTGGAGGATTTCTCACCCTCGATGCGCCCGGCTCCGGGGAAGATCATGCGGATCGACGAGGCGAGCG is a window encoding:
- a CDS encoding efflux transporter outer membrane subunit; this translates as MKRMVAILLGSLLLVGCAVGPNYSRPPITTPEAFRGEAAPGTPTQTSPVAGAAEAGSLADRSWWEIFPDEILQSLIDEALKNGYDIRLAAARVAEARAGAGIARAEYFPAIQGQAGWLYGQGSEFTSLFTETDGLYTANLGLSWEIDLWGRIRRLNEAALAQYMASEEARRGVMLSLVSDVAASYLQLRALDTELEIAERTAAAFQETRDLFQRRYEAGTASTLETSSAAASLSTTLSTIPDLRRQIAAEENHLALLLGRAPGDVPRGAALDDQILPPEIPAGLPADLLKRRPDLRQAEQELVAANAEVGVAVAEMFPTIRLTGVFGGVAPQVSELFGKGKTWSVGAGLLTPVFQGRRLKNQHRAALARWEQAKVRYERDVTNAFGEVSTSLVAYRELAGVEAEQTHAVASYQQAVELANERYLSGLADYLEVLLAQRQLFPAENALARTRYDRLAVLVQLYRALGGGWSLPDDQWAKREQSVREPS